A genomic stretch from Desulfonatronospira thiodismutans ASO3-1 includes:
- a CDS encoding phosphonoacetaldehyde reductase: MPDTWTHYHPVRIISGPGCIQKVASHLKGNPWLLLTSPGFTRRGTTDRLKALVSPHTLQVHDQVEPNPDLDHLDQLTRHYRQNMPRGILALGGGSVLDTAKVLSLTLPCSLDNPLHAVLRQGEEYSWNTSLEVIALPATAGTGAEVTPFATVWDRLNNKKHSISSELAYPELALLDPELTLSLPHKQTLYPGLDAVSHALESLWNKNATAISTAYAWQALSLALENLPDVLDDPGNLASRQNMQHASLLAGLAISRTKTAIAHSISYPLTSYYQVPHGLACSFTLPRLLDRHLESLADTPWKKELLQDLQAFLSGLDLDSHIEKYATQEQILSLQDHMLSKDRADNYIFHPTPLEQIIRP; encoded by the coding sequence ATGCCTGACACCTGGACCCACTACCACCCGGTGCGCATTATATCCGGGCCTGGCTGCATCCAGAAAGTTGCCTCCCATTTAAAGGGCAATCCCTGGCTTCTGCTCACCTCCCCGGGGTTTACCCGCCGGGGAACAACCGACAGGTTAAAAGCCCTGGTTTCCCCCCATACCCTGCAGGTGCATGACCAGGTAGAGCCCAACCCGGACCTGGACCACCTGGACCAGTTGACCAGGCACTACCGCCAAAACATGCCCCGGGGCATCCTGGCCCTGGGCGGGGGAAGCGTCCTGGACACCGCCAAGGTTCTCTCCCTGACCCTGCCCTGCAGCCTGGACAACCCTCTGCATGCTGTCCTGCGCCAGGGGGAGGAATACTCCTGGAACACCAGCCTGGAGGTAATAGCCCTGCCGGCTACCGCCGGAACCGGTGCCGAGGTCACCCCTTTTGCCACGGTCTGGGACAGGTTAAACAACAAAAAACACTCCATTTCCAGTGAGCTGGCCTACCCGGAGCTGGCCCTGCTGGATCCGGAGCTGACCCTTAGCCTGCCTCATAAGCAGACCCTTTATCCAGGCCTGGACGCCGTGTCCCACGCCCTGGAGTCCCTGTGGAACAAAAACGCCACTGCCATAAGCACTGCCTATGCCTGGCAGGCCCTGTCTCTGGCCCTGGAAAACCTGCCAGACGTCCTGGATGACCCGGGCAATCTAGCGTCCCGGCAAAACATGCAGCATGCAAGCCTTCTGGCCGGTCTGGCCATCAGCCGGACCAAAACCGCCATAGCCCATTCCATCTCCTACCCCCTCACCAGCTATTACCAGGTCCCCCACGGCCTGGCCTGCAGCTTCACCCTGCCCAGGCTCCTGGACAGGCACCTGGAATCCCTGGCTGACACCCCCTGGAAAAAAGAGCTCCTGCAAGACCTCCAGGCATTTCTGTCCGGCCTGGACCTGGACAGCCATATTGAAAAATACGCCACCCAGGAACAGATCCTCTCCCTTCAGGACCACATGCTCTCCAAAGACAGAGCCGACAACTACATCTTCCACCCCACCCCCCTGGAACAAATTATCCGGCCTTAG
- a CDS encoding glycosyltransferase, with amino-acid sequence MSTNHTPATTWQNHLARLPYARDLMPTWQYTFVDPDYEQALNLYLSSRDETLPLDQRYEMLLQSKDLLYSLQQDKKYDISDSMLLVRVLTDLGERSQAALSAKKILERLRQEASIQLQEPFLPPLDSLEQLSMHQAPGTWLQSAVAEALARLEHPTGYHQDIHSDSLQDQVNNLQSYTLEMQRRIALSAQRAGHDMSIAPDSPLVSEGHLNHSIWKKLSGNQSLVSSPTNFISLLDYQGKTGQSLAYDTRMLARSREFKEKGRLKEASKQCFKVIKNDPTNKEAHNEFAVISSKMGDHENAYKFAGFAAADSSNPKYFRTLAAAARKLGQKDEEKMNFMKAETLEQFKAAAQEEVNKAKQIKNPDHGMDLTQIISQCERGMQKPGWDVLAFYTLSHALMASGQTKKDDRLQPLDTALKNKEWLHKRPLYHYWFDRVEFVNNQDKPEISIVMISYRPHEHTPVCLQKLREQTGDRAEIIFVNNGCPDKDFQNVHPYINTYVRLKGNAGASLPRNMGAVFADAPILLFIEDDGIAHEDLVKSHLEIYNNYKAVTVRGTYQTIQGPTPGYYYLGDKVMPSMSNLEGNSSLLTDPFFKIDGWSDYMFYGSEGRELGLRLLKAGYSYDLHLYTPKAILYHDWQRENEHMSTRKMKFFASWSLLHAMHPDEFSNFQDNWTRIMLGMIKVKPVSVCKTSAFDNKPDIEKVLEQTVKSMQKKNWAEAAQHLLSLDNNENSNVNPEENYSAKNPEYLQQGQKAWKQTQNKNQEKIISSQENGQFDHIEVKQTDFNNPLITKKTYNNIIYNNGEIDFNALNINHNIALKQLQKKSSIKVAFLLQMESMWKCDGIYKLMEKDSYFESFIFVCPYFNSSKRTQKERFYDIINNMNKTYEALKKKNFAVINSFNTKENKWIDLKKDIDPDIIFFNRPWESTNKEYTIHNFTDKLTCYVPYNFVSIDNEEQYDQATHNLTWRFFLETQAHQEIIKNNSKANGANTIVSGYPPLDVFFDKSYSPSNPWKMRKDNVKKIIFALHLTTDPEYFFEISDYIFKLARKYNNDIQIAFKPHPILKIRLIKNAPNEENKILKYFKKFESFTNTQVLEGEYKDLFLTSDGLIHNCGSFITEYACTGKPALYLKKDSYILKHKLNEVTEKIMQTCFLANNHYEIDNFINNVIINCNDNLEQKRLEVINKYLIPPNNRTASENIYWHLKNSLS; translated from the coding sequence ATGAGCACAAATCATACACCTGCAACCACCTGGCAAAATCACCTGGCCCGGTTGCCCTACGCCCGGGATCTCATGCCCACATGGCAATACACCTTTGTTGACCCGGATTACGAACAGGCCCTGAACCTCTACCTCTCCTCCAGGGATGAGACCCTGCCCCTGGATCAGCGTTATGAAATGCTCCTGCAAAGTAAAGACCTCCTGTACAGCCTGCAGCAGGACAAGAAATATGATATCAGTGACTCCATGCTCCTGGTCCGCGTATTGACAGACCTGGGAGAGCGCAGCCAGGCAGCGCTCAGTGCCAAAAAAATCCTGGAACGCCTGAGGCAGGAAGCAAGCATTCAGCTACAGGAACCCTTTCTCCCCCCCCTGGATTCCCTGGAACAGCTCTCCATGCACCAAGCCCCCGGAACATGGCTGCAATCCGCGGTTGCCGAGGCCCTGGCCAGACTCGAGCACCCCACAGGCTATCACCAGGACATCCATAGTGACTCTTTGCAGGACCAGGTAAACAACCTCCAGAGTTACACCCTGGAGATGCAGCGCCGCATCGCTCTCAGTGCCCAGCGGGCCGGTCACGACATGAGCATTGCCCCGGACAGCCCGCTTGTATCAGAGGGCCACCTGAACCACAGTATCTGGAAAAAGCTGTCGGGAAATCAGTCCTTAGTATCATCCCCAACCAATTTTATTTCTTTGCTGGATTACCAGGGTAAGACCGGTCAATCCCTGGCTTATGATACGCGTATGCTTGCAAGATCCCGGGAGTTCAAAGAAAAAGGCCGCTTGAAAGAAGCCAGCAAACAGTGCTTTAAAGTTATAAAAAACGATCCTACCAATAAAGAAGCACACAATGAATTTGCAGTAATCTCCAGTAAAATGGGTGATCATGAGAATGCTTACAAGTTTGCAGGCTTTGCAGCGGCAGACAGCTCCAATCCCAAATATTTCAGGACATTGGCAGCAGCTGCAAGAAAGCTTGGTCAAAAAGATGAAGAAAAAATGAACTTCATGAAGGCAGAAACTTTAGAGCAGTTCAAGGCAGCAGCTCAAGAAGAAGTCAACAAGGCAAAGCAGATAAAAAACCCCGATCACGGCATGGACTTGACGCAGATCATATCTCAATGTGAAAGAGGGATGCAAAAACCTGGTTGGGATGTCCTGGCATTTTACACTCTTTCACACGCACTTATGGCCAGTGGTCAAACCAAAAAAGATGACAGACTGCAACCCCTGGATACTGCTCTGAAAAACAAAGAGTGGCTGCATAAACGCCCACTATATCATTACTGGTTTGACCGGGTTGAATTTGTGAACAATCAAGATAAGCCTGAAATCAGCATAGTAATGATCAGCTACAGGCCTCATGAACATACACCTGTATGTCTGCAGAAACTAAGAGAGCAGACCGGTGATCGGGCAGAAATAATTTTTGTCAACAACGGTTGTCCTGATAAGGACTTCCAAAATGTGCATCCATATATAAACACCTATGTCAGGCTGAAAGGGAATGCAGGCGCATCTCTTCCGCGCAACATGGGAGCTGTCTTTGCAGATGCCCCGATCCTGCTATTTATTGAGGATGACGGCATTGCCCACGAAGATCTGGTCAAATCACATCTTGAGATCTACAATAACTACAAAGCTGTAACTGTCCGTGGGACTTATCAGACAATCCAGGGACCTACTCCAGGCTATTATTATCTGGGAGACAAGGTTATGCCGTCCATGAGCAACCTGGAAGGAAACTCGTCACTTTTAACAGACCCTTTTTTTAAGATAGATGGCTGGAGTGACTACATGTTTTATGGCTCTGAAGGACGGGAACTAGGCCTTAGGTTGTTAAAAGCAGGTTACAGCTATGATCTGCACCTGTACACACCAAAAGCGATACTTTACCATGACTGGCAAAGAGAAAATGAGCATATGAGCACCAGGAAAATGAAATTTTTTGCTTCCTGGTCATTACTGCACGCCATGCATCCTGATGAGTTTTCCAACTTTCAGGATAACTGGACCAGGATCATGCTGGGCATGATCAAAGTAAAGCCTGTATCTGTATGTAAAACTTCAGCATTCGATAACAAACCAGACATTGAAAAGGTTCTTGAACAAACAGTCAAGTCCATGCAGAAAAAAAACTGGGCTGAGGCAGCACAACACTTGTTAAGCCTGGATAACAATGAAAATTCAAATGTCAATCCTGAAGAAAATTACAGTGCAAAAAATCCAGAGTATTTGCAACAGGGTCAAAAAGCATGGAAACAAACCCAAAACAAAAATCAAGAAAAAATAATTAGCTCACAAGAAAATGGACAATTCGATCACATTGAGGTCAAACAGACTGACTTCAATAATCCTTTAATTACAAAAAAAACATACAACAATATAATTTATAACAACGGTGAAATCGATTTCAATGCGTTGAATATTAATCACAACATTGCATTAAAACAATTACAGAAAAAATCTAGCATTAAAGTAGCCTTCTTGTTACAGATGGAGTCTATGTGGAAATGTGACGGTATATATAAGTTGATGGAGAAAGATAGTTATTTTGAGTCATTTATTTTTGTGTGCCCTTATTTCAATTCATCTAAAAGAACCCAAAAAGAAAGATTTTACGACATTATAAATAATATGAACAAAACATATGAGGCGCTTAAAAAGAAAAACTTTGCTGTAATTAATTCATTTAATACCAAGGAAAACAAGTGGATAGATCTTAAAAAAGATATAGATCCAGATATCATTTTTTTTAACAGACCTTGGGAATCCACAAATAAAGAATATACTATACACAACTTTACAGATAAACTGACTTGCTATGTACCGTACAATTTTGTTTCTATAGATAATGAAGAGCAGTATGATCAAGCAACACACAATCTGACATGGAGATTTTTTCTTGAAACTCAAGCCCACCAAGAAATAATCAAAAACAACTCAAAGGCCAATGGAGCAAATACAATTGTATCTGGTTATCCTCCTCTGGATGTTTTTTTTGATAAATCTTATTCTCCTTCAAATCCGTGGAAAATGAGAAAAGATAACGTCAAAAAAATTATTTTTGCTTTGCACCTGACAACTGATCCTGAATATTTCTTCGAGATTTCTGACTATATTTTTAAGCTTGCAAGAAAATACAATAATGATATTCAAATTGCATTCAAGCCACATCCAATATTAAAAATAAGATTGATCAAAAATGCACCAAATGAAGAAAATAAGATTTTAAAATATTTCAAAAAATTCGAGAGCTTTACTAATACTCAAGTTTTAGAAGGAGAATATAAAGATTTATTTCTAACATCAGACGGTTTAATACATAACTGTGGCTCTTTTATTACTGAGTATGCTTGTACAGGAAAACCTGCACTATATCTAAAAAAAGACTCGTATATCCTAAAGCACAAATTAAATGAAGTTACTGAAAAGATTATGCAAACATGCTTTCTTGCAAATAACCATTATGAAATTGATAACTTTATCAATAATGTTATCATAAATTGCAATGACAACCTTGAGCAGAAAAGATTGGAAGTAATAAACAAGTATCTTATCCCACCAAACAACAGAACAGCTTCAGAGAATATTTACTGGCATTTAAAAAATTCGTTATCTTAA
- a CDS encoding NTP transferase domain-containing protein: protein MKAVILAAGLGSRLGKSLPKCLNHIGSETILSRQMRFFHKHGIKQVIVVVGYKKDLVMEENPEALFKYNPFFSSTNTAKSLLLALENLDEDVIWVNGDVVFDIEVLQEVVCAEYSVAAVDTKKCGPEEIKYTADFQGNLLEISKHVQKPWGEAVGINKVLQKDLAEFRQALKICHNNDYFEKGMEIAINTGVIFKTLDISSHRCIEIDFPQDLIQAQSMFENMTQLESLPRIPYDIKQNKHLHFNADFDFAKKQVAAK, encoded by the coding sequence ATGAAAGCAGTTATTTTAGCAGCAGGCCTGGGCAGCAGGCTTGGAAAATCCTTGCCAAAGTGCTTGAATCACATTGGATCTGAAACTATTTTGTCCAGGCAAATGAGATTTTTTCATAAACACGGTATTAAACAGGTAATTGTGGTAGTTGGTTACAAAAAAGATCTGGTTATGGAAGAGAACCCCGAGGCCTTGTTTAAATACAACCCCTTCTTCTCGTCAACCAACACTGCGAAAAGCCTGTTGTTAGCTCTAGAAAACCTGGACGAGGACGTGATCTGGGTCAATGGAGATGTTGTCTTCGACATTGAGGTATTACAGGAAGTCGTATGTGCAGAGTATAGCGTAGCTGCTGTTGATACAAAAAAATGTGGACCGGAAGAAATCAAATACACTGCAGACTTCCAGGGTAACCTGTTAGAGATTTCAAAGCATGTTCAAAAACCCTGGGGAGAAGCCGTTGGAATTAACAAGGTCCTGCAAAAAGACTTGGCAGAGTTTCGTCAAGCACTTAAAATATGCCATAACAACGACTACTTTGAAAAAGGCATGGAAATTGCTATAAACACAGGAGTTATCTTTAAGACCTTGGACATCTCTAGTCACAGATGTATCGAGATAGATTTTCCCCAGGACCTGATTCAAGCCCAAAGCATGTTTGAAAATATGACGCAGCTGGAATCTTTGCCCAGAATTCCTTATGATATCAAACAAAACAAACACCTGCATTTTAATGCTGATTTTGATTTTGCCAAAAAACAAGTTGCAGCAAAATAA